In Clostridiales bacterium, one DNA window encodes the following:
- a CDS encoding XTP/dITP diphosphatase — MDEIVVASKNKGKIKEIRNILSGTDIKVVSMEEVGFNEDIEETGKTFYENALIKAGAIYDKTKSVVLSDDSGLEVEYLDNAPGVYSARFAQNDDARIEKLLGLLQNVPENKRKARFVCSMVLYINEQYYVSAEGTVDGYIATDRNGSKGFGYDPVFYLPEYHKTMAEVSENVKNKISHRAKALEQIVQKIKELNV, encoded by the coding sequence ATAGATGAGATAGTGGTTGCATCGAAGAATAAAGGGAAGATAAAAGAGATTAGGAATATACTATCTGGTACTGACATAAAAGTTGTATCAATGGAAGAAGTGGGTTTTAATGAAGATATAGAAGAGACAGGCAAGACATTTTATGAAAATGCATTAATCAAAGCAGGTGCAATTTACGACAAGACAAAGTCAGTTGTGTTGTCTGATGATTCAGGTCTTGAGGTAGAATATTTAGATAATGCACCTGGCGTATATTCAGCTAGATTTGCACAAAACGATGATGCCAGAATAGAGAAGTTGTTAGGATTACTGCAAAATGTTCCAGAGAATAAGAGAAAGGCACGTTTTGTGTGTTCGATGGTATTGTACATAAATGAACAGTACTATGTATCGGCGGAAGGTACAGTAGATGGATATATTGCGACAGATAGAAATGGGAGTAAAGGATTTGGATATGATCCTGTTTTTTATTTACCGGAGTATCATAAGACCATGGCAGAAGTTTCAGAAAATGTGAAAAATAAGATAAGTCATAGAGCAAAAGCACTAGAGCAAATTGTGCAAAAGATAAAAGAACTTAATGTATAG
- the uvrA gene encoding excinuclease ABC subunit UvrA, giving the protein MATNSIVIKGACEHNLKNINLEIPRDKLVVITGLSGSGKSSLAFDTIYAEGQRRYMESLSSYARQFLGQMDKPNVEYILGLSPAISIDQKTTNKNPRSTVGTVTEIYDYLRLLFANIGKPHCPKCGKPINSQSIDQMVDSVLALDEGTKIQLLAPVITGKKGEHTKVFERTKKDGYVRVRVDKTVYDIDDVPKLDKNKKHTVEIIVDRIIVKPSIRKRLADSMELILKKTEGVVVVDIIGQEEMVLSQNFACVDCGISLGEITPRKFSFNSPFGACPTCNGLGNLLEIDEDLVIPDKTKSLNQDAIVAPGFNVSNRAGFSRMHIESLAKHYGFSMDEPVERLPRKVMDLILYGTNGKKIRISYDNREENGMAMSYMARYDGVINIMKKRYKQTESENARRQYEEYMVDRICPTCKGKRLCEESLSVTIQDKSIYEVCSMSIGKELTFFESLQLDQTQALIARQILKEIKARLGFLKDVGLDYLSLARASSTLSGGESQRIRLATQIGSGLMGVLYVLDEPSIGLHQKDNEKLLESLKHLRDLGNSLIVVEHDEDTMYAADYIVDMGPGAGENGGNVIATGTVDEIKRNKDSITGQYLSGRKRIELPSARRKSDKHISIIGANENNLKNINVNIPLGVFTCVTGVSGSGKSSLINEVLYKTLANKLNRAKLHPGMCERIEGLENLDKIINIDQSPIGKTPRSNPVTYTGAFDLIREVFSNTTEAKSRGYKSGRFSFNVKGGRCESCKGDGIIKIEMHFLPDVYVPCEVCKGKKYNQETLDVKYKGKSIADVLDMTIQEALIFFENHAKIKRKLETLCDVGLGYVKLGQSSTTLSGGEAQRVKLACELSKRSTGNTIYILDEPTTGLHIADVHKLVEVLTKLVDAGNSVVVIEHNLDVIKMADYIIDLGPCGGDKGGQVVACGTPEEIAKNRVSHTGKFLKKILEG; this is encoded by the coding sequence ATGGCAACAAATAGCATTGTAATAAAAGGAGCTTGTGAGCATAATTTAAAGAATATAAACTTGGAGATTCCGAGGGACAAGCTTGTTGTAATAACAGGGCTTAGTGGATCGGGCAAGTCGTCGTTGGCATTTGATACTATATATGCAGAAGGACAAAGAAGATATATGGAGTCTTTGTCGTCATATGCGAGACAATTTTTAGGGCAGATGGATAAGCCTAATGTTGAGTACATATTAGGTTTATCTCCTGCTATATCTATAGATCAAAAGACCACAAACAAGAATCCCAGATCCACAGTTGGTACAGTTACTGAGATATATGATTATCTTAGGTTGTTGTTTGCCAACATAGGGAAGCCACATTGCCCAAAGTGTGGAAAACCCATAAATAGCCAAAGTATAGACCAGATGGTTGATAGTGTGTTAGCGTTAGATGAGGGCACTAAGATACAATTATTAGCACCAGTAATTACTGGAAAAAAAGGCGAACATACGAAGGTTTTCGAAAGAACAAAGAAGGACGGATATGTAAGGGTTAGAGTAGATAAGACTGTATATGATATAGATGATGTACCAAAGCTTGATAAGAATAAAAAGCATACAGTAGAAATAATAGTTGACAGAATAATAGTAAAGCCATCTATAAGAAAGAGGCTAGCGGATTCGATGGAGTTAATCCTAAAAAAGACAGAAGGAGTAGTTGTTGTTGACATAATAGGACAAGAAGAAATGGTGTTAAGTCAGAATTTTGCGTGTGTTGATTGTGGTATAAGTTTGGGTGAAATAACGCCAAGGAAATTTTCCTTTAATAGTCCGTTTGGTGCGTGTCCTACATGTAATGGTTTGGGTAATTTATTAGAGATAGATGAGGATTTGGTAATACCGGACAAGACAAAATCACTTAATCAGGATGCGATAGTTGCACCAGGGTTTAATGTATCAAACAGGGCAGGATTTTCTAGAATGCACATAGAGTCACTGGCCAAGCATTATGGATTTAGTATGGATGAACCAGTAGAAAGATTGCCTAGAAAAGTTATGGATCTTATTCTTTATGGGACAAATGGCAAAAAGATAAGAATATCTTATGATAACAGAGAAGAAAATGGTATGGCGATGTCGTACATGGCAAGATATGACGGCGTTATAAATATTATGAAAAAGAGGTACAAACAGACAGAATCCGAAAATGCCAGACGTCAATACGAAGAGTATATGGTAGATAGAATTTGCCCAACTTGCAAAGGTAAGAGATTGTGCGAAGAATCACTTAGTGTTACAATACAGGACAAAAGTATATATGAAGTGTGTAGTATGTCTATAGGAAAGGAGCTTACGTTTTTTGAAAGTTTGCAATTAGACCAAACACAGGCGCTTATAGCGCGTCAAATTCTAAAAGAGATAAAGGCGAGATTGGGATTTTTAAAAGATGTTGGCTTAGATTATTTGAGTTTAGCTAGGGCTTCCAGTACGTTATCTGGAGGTGAATCGCAAAGGATAAGGCTTGCCACGCAGATAGGATCAGGGTTAATGGGTGTTTTATATGTGCTGGATGAGCCAAGTATTGGTCTTCATCAAAAAGATAATGAGAAGCTTTTGGAGTCATTGAAGCATTTGCGAGATTTGGGGAATAGTCTTATAGTTGTTGAGCATGATGAAGATACAATGTATGCGGCTGATTACATAGTCGACATGGGCCCAGGTGCTGGAGAAAATGGAGGCAATGTTATAGCGACGGGTACAGTTGATGAAATAAAGCGTAACAAAGACTCTATAACTGGGCAATACTTATCTGGAAGGAAAAGAATAGAGTTGCCCAGTGCAAGGAGAAAGAGCGATAAACATATAAGTATTATTGGGGCCAATGAGAATAATTTAAAGAATATAAATGTTAATATACCGCTTGGAGTGTTTACTTGTGTTACAGGAGTATCAGGATCGGGCAAGAGTTCGCTAATTAATGAGGTGCTTTATAAGACGCTTGCTAACAAATTAAATAGGGCGAAACTTCATCCAGGTATGTGTGAAAGAATAGAGGGGTTAGAGAATCTTGATAAAATAATAAATATAGATCAGTCGCCTATAGGGAAGACACCAAGGTCTAATCCAGTGACTTATACAGGTGCATTTGATTTAATACGAGAGGTATTTAGCAATACTACTGAAGCTAAGAGCAGAGGGTATAAAAGCGGAAGATTTAGTTTTAATGTAAAGGGTGGCCGTTGTGAGTCGTGTAAAGGTGATGGCATAATAAAAATAGAGATGCATTTTTTGCCAGATGTGTATGTGCCGTGCGAGGTTTGTAAGGGAAAAAAATACAATCAAGAGACTCTTGATGTAAAATACAAGGGAAAAAGTATTGCAGATGTATTGGATATGACCATACAGGAGGCATTGATTTTTTTCGAGAATCACGCTAAAATAAAAAGGAAACTTGAGACGTTGTGTGATGTAGGATTGGGTTACGTTAAATTAGGGCAATCATCTACTACGTTGTCAGGAGGAGAAGCTCAAAGAGTTAAGCTTGCATGCGAGTTATCAAAAAGGAGTACTGGCAATACAATATATATATTAGATGAACCGACAACAGGACTTCATATTGCGGATGTGCATAAATTGGTTGAGGTATTGACCAAGTTAGTTGATGCAGGTAATAGTGTTGTTGTGATAGAACACAATTTGGACGTAATAAAAATGGCAGATTACATAATAGACTTAGGGCCTTGTGGTGGCGATAAAGGTGGTCAGGTTGTGGCGTGCGGGACACCTGAGGAGATAGCGAAAAATAGGGTGTCGCATACGGGAAAGTTTCTAAAAAAAATATTAGAAGGATGA